One window of the Amia ocellicauda isolate fAmiCal2 chromosome 18, fAmiCal2.hap1, whole genome shotgun sequence genome contains the following:
- the dcaf13 gene encoding DDB1- and CUL4-associated factor 13, translating into MKVKVLSRNPDDYIRETKKDIQRVPRNYDPTLHPFEVPREYTRALNATKLERVFAKPFLASLDGHKDSLSCMVKHPTSLSTLLSGACDGEVKIWNLTKRECVRSVQAHEGFVRGMCARFCGTSFFTIGDDKTIKQWNMEGPAYGEEEEPLNTILGKVVYTGIDHHWKEGTFATCGQQVDIWNEQRTSPIRTFTWGVDSINSVRFNPVETDLLASCVSDRSIVLYDMRQASPLKKIVMSLRSNSLCWNPMEAFMFTCANEDYNLYTFDMRRLDSPVIVHMDHVSAVLDVDYSPTGKEFVSASFDKCIRIFPANKGHSREVYHTKRMQHVICVKWSADNKYILSGSDEMNIRLWKANASEKLGVLAPREKAALNYSQKLKEKFQHHPQIKRIARHRHLPKTVFSQAKELRVMKEARRRKETNVRKHSKPDSVPIVPEKKKHVVAVVE; encoded by the exons ATGAAGGTGAAGGTATTGAGCAGAAACCCGGATGATTATATCCGTGAAACGAAGAAGGATATTCAGCGAG TTCCCAGGAACTATGACCCAACCTTGCACCCCTTTGAGGTGCCAAGAGAGTACACCCGAGCCCTCAATGCCACCAAACTGGAGCGGGTGTTTGCTAAGCCATTCCTGGCCTCTCTGGATGGGCACAAGGACAGTCTGAGCTGCATGGTCAAACACCCCACCAGTCTGTCCACACTGCTTTCAGGAGCCTGTGATGGGGAG GTCAAAATCTGGAACTTGACCAAACGGGAGTGTGTGCGTTCAGTACAGGCACACGAAGGGTTCGTGCGAGGGATGTGTGCCAGATTCTGCGGCACTTCTTTCTTCACG ATTGGAGATGACAAAACCATCAAACAATGGAATATGGAGGGACCTGCATATGGTGAGGAAGAAGAGCCACTGAACACAATACTCGGAAAG GTAGTGTACACAGGAATTGACCACCATTGGAAAGAAGGCACCTTTGCCACATGTGGGCAGCAGGTGGACATCTGGAACGAACAGAGGACCAGCCCCATACGCACCTTCACTTGGGGCGTGGACAGCATCAACAGTGTCCGCTTCAATCCTGTGGAG ACTGATCTTCTTGCGAGTTGTGTTTCGGACAGAAGCATTGTGTTGTATGACATGAGGCAAGCATCCCCACTGAAGAAG ATCGTAATGAGTTTGCGAAGCAACAGCTTGTGCTGGAATCCAATGGAAGCTTTTATGTTCACTTGTGCAAACGAAGACTACAA CTTGTACACGTTCGATATGCGTCGCCTGGACTCTCCTGTGATCGTGCACATGGACCACGTGTCTGCAGTTCTGGACGTTGACTACTCCCCAACCGGGAAAGAGTTTGTGTCAGccagttttgataaatgcatccGTATCTTCCCTGCAAACAAGGGACACAGCAG AGAGGTCTACCATACTAAACGGATGCAGCACGTCATCTGTGTGAAGTGGTCCGCTGATAATAAGTACATTCTGAGTGGGTCTGACGAGATGAACATCCGCTTGTGGAAGGCAAACGCATCGGAAAAACTTGGAGTG CTGGCTCCACGGGAGAAGGCTGCGCTGAACTACAGCCAGAAACTGAAGGAGAAGTTTCAGCATCACCCTCAGATCAAGCGCATCGCCCGCCATCGCCACCTGCCCAAGACCGTCTTCAGCCAAGCCAAGGAGCTGCGTGTCATGAAGGAAGCTCGCCGCAGAAA gGAAACTAATGTTCGCAAGCACAGCAAGCCTGACTCCGTTCCTATTGTACCAGAGAAAAAGAAGCATGTTGTGGCTGTTGTGGAATAA
- the slc25a32a gene encoding solute carrier family 25 member 32a, with amino-acid sequence MSPATGEGAAALPGAATSPSASLPAKADLRRLFSHVKYENLVAGLSGGVVSTLVLHPLDLVKIRFAVSDGLDLRPKYSGILHCMKSVWSQEGLRGLYKGVTPNVWGAGASWGLYFCFYNALKSYKQEGNQSELTATQHLVSAAQAGALTLCLTNPIWVTKTRLVLQYDSASEPSKKQYKGMVDALVKIYRYEGIPGLYRGFIPGLFGTSHGAIQFMAYEELKRAYNRNRNKPSQAQLNPLEYITMAAISKMLAVSATYPYQVIRARLQDQHNHYAGVTDVIRRTWRNEGVHGFYKGIVPNVIRVTPACCLTFVVYEHVSRFLLNLRS; translated from the exons ATGAGCCCTGCTACTGGAGAAGGTGCTGCAGCGTTACCTGGCGCAGCGACGTCTCCATCCGCGTCGCTGCCAGCCAAGGCAGACCTGCGCCGGCTCTTCAGTCACGTCAAATACGAGAACCTGGTGGCTGGACTGAGCGGAGGGGTGGTGTCCACCCTGGTGCTTCACCCTCTGGACCTTGTCAAAATCAGGTTCGCAG TGAGCGATGGATTGGATTTGAGGCCTAAGTACAGTGGAATATTACACTGTATGAAAAGTGTCTGGAGTCAAGAGGGACTTCGGGGGCTTTACAAAGGAGTGACACCCAATGTGTGGGGTGCTGGAGCGTCCTGGGGGCTGTATTTCTGCTT cTACAATGCACTCAAGAGCTACAAGCAGGAAGGCAATCAGTCTGAACTGACCGCTACGCAGCATTTGGTCTCTGCTGCCCAGGCAG GGGCTTTGACGCTTTGCCTAACAAACCCAATCTGGGTCACAAAGACTCGCCTGGTCCTGCAGTATGACTCTGCAAGTGAACCATCCAAAAAGCAGTATAAGGGCATGGTTGATGCTCTCGTAAAAATCTATCGCTATGAGGGTATACCGGGATTGTACAGG ggttttatcCCTGGCTTGTTTGGCACATCACATGGGGCTATACAGTTCATGGCATATGAGGAACTTAAGCGGGCCTATAACAGAAACAGGAACAAGCCATCCCAAGCACAGTTG AATCCACTGGAATATATTACAATGGCTGCTATATCGAAAATGTTGGCAGTGTCTGCAACGTATCCATATCAGGTGATCCGCGCTCGGCTGCAGGACCAGCACAATCACTACGCAGGAGTCACCGATGTCATCAGGAGGACATGGAG AAATGAAGGTGTCCATGGATTCTACAAGGGAATTGTACCCAATGTGATCAGGGTGACCCCGGCGTGCTGCCTTACGTTTGTCGTGTACGAACATGTGTCCCGTTTCTTGCTCAATTTACGCAGCTGA